One Natronorubrum halophilum genomic window, CAGTTCGACCTCGCGGGTGTCGCAATCGAACAGGAAGGGATGGACGATCCACTCGCGCTCTATATCCGGGTCCTCGAACTGAACCGGTCGACCGGAGCGGACGAACGAAACGGTGTCGCCCGGTTCGAGGCCCGTCTCCTCGCGGATTTCGGCGCGGACCTGCTCGTCGGGATCGCCTTCCGCAAAGCCGGAGACGCCGCCCCACCGGCCGGCGTAGGTGCCGACGGTGTCGCTGCGACGCAACAGCAGTACTTCGCCACGATTTCGAAGGAACGCGGTGACGACGCGGCTCGGTTCGTCCTCGCTCCCGCGGTCGCTTCCGCTTTCGCTCCCCGATCGATCGCTCATACGCGAGCCGACGGTCGGCCGGTGGGAATCGCTTTCGGCTTTCGGGCCCAAATCCGGTCGGTTCGGGGGGTATCGGAGTCGCGACGGACGCTGAGTCGTACGGGACGTGCCGTGAACTATACCCGTCTCGCGTTCCACGTGAGAGCATGACACAGCGCGTAACCGTCTCGCTCGACGAGGACTCGCACGCGGCACTCGAGACGCTGCTGGCCGAGACGGGGAAGGGACAGAGCGAGATCGTCCGCCGCGCGCTCGCCTTCTACGCCGCGAACTTCGAGGCGGCGAGCGGACGGCCGAGCGACAACTTGGAACAGTACTATCAGATGCTCACCTCGGGCGAACACGTGCTGCTGGACGTCGACTTCCTTCACGCCTTTCTCGAGCACTGCTACGCGGGGGACGATCCCGATCCGGCGTTCATCGAGGCGGCCGATCGGGTCTCGGACTATCACGCCCGCGAGTACGCGGCCCGGTTCGACGAGGTCGGCGAACTGCTCGAGTGGCTCTCGTTCTGTGGCTTTCTCGACGTTCGCCGGGAGGAAGACGACGTCTACCACATCGTCTTCCCCTCCGAGGCGATCCGCTGGTTCATGACGCGCTTTATCGAACGCAGTACGGTCGACATGCCGACGGAGATCGACGTCGACCAGGGCGTCTCGAAGGTGATCGTGACCGAACGCTCGAGCGACTGACGTCGACGAAACCACCGCCTCACACGAGTTCATACGAATTCATACGACGATCACCAACTCCGAATCGCAGGTTCGATTCGTATGTCCGGTTCTTAACAACCTTTTTGCCCGC contains:
- a CDS encoding ribbon-helix-helix protein, CopG family, which translates into the protein MTQRVTVSLDEDSHAALETLLAETGKGQSEIVRRALAFYAANFEAASGRPSDNLEQYYQMLTSGEHVLLDVDFLHAFLEHCYAGDDPDPAFIEAADRVSDYHAREYAARFDEVGELLEWLSFCGFLDVRREEDDVYHIVFPSEAIRWFMTRFIERSTVDMPTEIDVDQGVSKVIVTERSSD